In the Agrococcus sp. Marseille-Q4369 genome, one interval contains:
- a CDS encoding glycosyltransferase, giving the protein MIGCYIHHHGRGHLSRATAIATALARPVTGLSTLPAPPDWPGDWVQLPADDPDGAALDADAHGRLHWVPLQHPGLRARMARIAQWIEEHRPEALVVDVSVEVALLARLHGVPVVTVAMPGHRTDAAHELGFAIAEELIGAWPREADPLGDAAALRSRVHAVGAISRFAPTEPTAAARERRSVVVLGGAGGDTFTADAVARARAETPGWEWTHLGANGSWTDDPWSALLDASVVVTHAGESAIAEVAAARRPAIVIPQPRPHDEQRCTAAVLAVERWPALVEAEWPRTGWPALLERAASLDAGSWRAWNDGRGAERAAAVIATVADRSGTR; this is encoded by the coding sequence GTGATCGGCTGCTACATCCACCACCACGGGCGCGGGCACCTCTCTCGCGCGACCGCGATCGCGACGGCGCTCGCCCGGCCGGTCACGGGGCTCTCGACGCTGCCGGCGCCGCCCGACTGGCCGGGCGACTGGGTGCAGCTGCCCGCCGACGATCCCGACGGCGCGGCCCTCGACGCCGATGCGCACGGCCGCCTGCACTGGGTGCCGCTCCAGCACCCGGGGCTCCGCGCCCGCATGGCGCGCATCGCGCAGTGGATCGAGGAGCACCGCCCCGAGGCGCTCGTCGTCGACGTCTCGGTCGAGGTCGCGCTCCTCGCGCGCCTGCACGGCGTGCCGGTGGTCACGGTCGCCATGCCGGGGCATCGCACCGACGCGGCGCACGAGCTCGGCTTCGCGATCGCCGAGGAGCTCATCGGCGCCTGGCCGCGGGAGGCCGACCCGCTCGGCGACGCTGCGGCGCTCCGCTCGCGCGTGCACGCGGTCGGGGCGATCTCGCGCTTCGCGCCGACCGAGCCGACCGCGGCCGCTCGCGAGCGCCGCAGCGTCGTCGTGCTCGGCGGCGCCGGCGGCGACACGTTCACGGCGGACGCGGTGGCTCGCGCCCGCGCGGAGACGCCCGGCTGGGAGTGGACCCACCTCGGTGCCAACGGGTCGTGGACGGACGATCCGTGGTCGGCGCTCCTCGACGCATCCGTCGTCGTCACGCACGCGGGCGAGAGCGCGATCGCCGAGGTCGCCGCGGCGCGGCGCCCCGCGATCGTCATCCCGCAGCCGCGGCCGCACGACGAGCAGCGGTGCACGGCCGCGGTGCTCGCCGTCGAGCGCTGGCCCGCGCTCGTGGAGGCCGAGTGGCCGAGGACGGGGTGGCCGGCCCTGCTCGAGCGCGCGGCCTCGCTCGACGCCGGCTCGTGGCGGGCCTGGAACGACGGGCGCGGCGCCGAGCGCGCCGCCGCGGTCATCGCGACCGTGGCCGATCGGAGCGGCACCCGATGA
- a CDS encoding galactosyltransferase-related protein codes for MTRVAVITIAHGRHEHWALQEAALARSERRPDERILVTMDDPALASAARERGGVRVVETGGDERGLPLARARNLGAQAAIEAGAEVLVLLDVDCLPAPALVDAYARAAEAPETRESLLSGPVTYLDPPPPGGYDLDALPSLDRPHPARPAPAPGEVELGGSHDLFWSLSFALTVDLWRRIGGFHEGYVGYGGEDTDFAWAARELGIPMAWVGSARAFHQHHPIEDPPRRHVDAILRNGAVFRDRWGAWPMRGWLDAFAREGLVERTASGDYRRTPRD; via the coding sequence ATGACGCGCGTCGCCGTCATCACGATCGCCCACGGCCGGCACGAGCACTGGGCGCTGCAGGAGGCCGCGCTCGCGCGCTCCGAGCGGCGGCCCGACGAGCGCATCCTCGTCACGATGGACGACCCGGCGCTCGCGAGCGCCGCTCGCGAGCGCGGGGGCGTGCGCGTCGTCGAGACCGGCGGCGACGAGCGCGGCCTGCCGCTCGCGCGGGCGCGGAACCTCGGCGCCCAGGCTGCGATCGAAGCGGGAGCGGAGGTGCTCGTGCTGCTCGACGTCGACTGCCTGCCCGCGCCCGCGCTCGTCGACGCGTACGCGCGGGCCGCGGAGGCGCCCGAGACGCGCGAGAGCCTGCTCTCGGGCCCCGTCACCTACCTGGATCCCCCGCCGCCGGGGGGCTACGACCTCGATGCGCTCCCCTCGCTCGACCGACCGCATCCGGCCCGGCCGGCTCCCGCGCCCGGCGAGGTCGAGCTCGGCGGCTCGCACGACCTCTTCTGGTCGCTGTCGTTCGCGCTCACCGTCGACCTCTGGCGCCGCATCGGCGGGTTCCACGAGGGCTACGTCGGCTACGGCGGCGAGGACACCGACTTCGCGTGGGCCGCGCGCGAGCTCGGCATCCCGATGGCGTGGGTCGGCAGCGCGCGAGCGTTCCACCAGCACCACCCGATCGAGGACCCGCCGCGGCGCCACGTCGACGCGATCCTGCGCAACGGCGCCGTCTTCCGCGACCGCTGGGGCGCGTGGCCCATGCGCGGCTGGCTCGACGCCTTCGCTCGGGAGGGGCTCGTCGAGCGCACCGCGAGCGGCGACTACCGGCGCACCCCGCGCGACTGA
- a CDS encoding gamma carbonic anhydrase family protein has protein sequence MTVHVRATIIPLPDREPRVPDSALVMPGAVIAGAVSLGERVGIWPGASLRAEEEAVTIGHDSNVQDSCSLHVDRGSPLTIGVRVSIGHNAVVHGCTVDDDVLIGMHATIMNGAHIGSGTIIAAGALVTEGTVVPPNSLVAGVPGKVRRETTEDERRAIARNASTYSERIRLYVDAFGRS, from the coding sequence ATGACCGTCCACGTGCGCGCCACGATCATCCCGCTGCCCGACCGCGAGCCGCGCGTGCCGGACAGCGCGCTCGTGATGCCCGGCGCCGTGATCGCCGGCGCGGTCTCGCTCGGCGAGCGCGTCGGCATCTGGCCCGGCGCGTCGCTGCGCGCCGAGGAGGAGGCCGTCACGATCGGGCACGACTCGAACGTGCAGGACAGCTGCTCGCTGCACGTCGACCGGGGCTCGCCGCTCACGATCGGCGTGCGCGTCTCGATCGGCCACAACGCGGTCGTGCACGGCTGCACCGTCGACGACGACGTGCTCATCGGCATGCACGCGACCATCATGAACGGCGCGCACATCGGCAGCGGCACGATCATCGCCGCGGGCGCGCTCGTGACCGAGGGCACCGTCGTCCCCCCGAACTCGCTCGTCGCGGGCGTGCCCGGCAAGGTGCGCCGCGAGACGACGGAGGACGAGCGGCGCGCGATCGCGAGGAACGCCTCGACCTACTCGGAGCGCATCCGCCTCTACGTCGACGCCTTCGGTCGGTCGTAG